GGGGTGAATATAGTGCCGCGATGGAAGAGGCTTCGGCCTGACGGCACAGACTGAGGAATTCAGTAGCAGAGATTTAACAACATGAAAACAGGCCGCTATCGTCATTACAAAGGGAACGACTATCTCGTCATCGGAGTTGCCCGTCACAGTGAAACAGAAGAAGAGATGGTGGTCTATAGTCCTGATTATGGCCAGAAAGGACTCTGGGTCCGCCCCAAAACCATGTTTCTGGAAACGGTCGAAGTCGACGGACATGAGGTACCCCGATTTCAATATATCGGCCCTGAATAAACGGGACCGTTCCCCTTATTCATCTTCTACTTCTGCCCAAATCCGCACGCCTCCATCGGGATTGACGTGCACGTGAATCACATTCGGATGACAGCAGACAGGACAGTCCTCGACATATTCCTGTTCGGTCCCTTCCGTCAGATCAACGGGAATGACGATTTCTTCTCCACAAGCGTCACAGAGATAAGTGGCTTCATCCTGCATTCGCATTGCCTCCCACTAGAAGAATTTCATATCAATCGAAATTTAATACTTTAAAACGTGTGGATTGAGCCAGACTGCATGGGCGCCTGTTGATTTGCCAGGGCACTCTACTCGTAGCTCCAATTTATTCACATCTTTTACTGACACAGAACAGTATTGAACATCACCTCGTGCGCGAACCGGCACAGATTTCCATAGTAAATTACCATCCCCGATCACCGAGAAATAAACGGTTCCGGTAAAATTATAAGTACTGTCTCTGAGTGCAACGCCAGTGACGAACGTTTTGTATTGACCATCCAACTCATAACGCACTCTGGCTGCACCGTTAGTAGGAGGATGTAGTCCCAGGCCATTCGGAAACTCCATCTCGTTGACGGTAAATCGTCCTTTACCACTTCCGCAATCACCATCCTTCCCCAGAGGCCAGGGGCCCTTGATCACATCCTGTTCCGGCATGTGATTCAGATATCGGATCGGTAATTCGGACATCATGTTACTAATCCGGGCTCGATCCGTTCCGAGCGTCCGACTCCACGCCCGTTGATACAACTCATAACTATGTGACACCAACTGCTGTTTCTCCAAGCCTGACTCTTTTTCGGCTAGTTGTGACCAGCCAGCGGCAAGTGTCAAAAGAGAACGTTCGTCTTTTGGATTGGAAAGTTCCTTTTGAGCCAATGTCCGGTAAGCTACATCATCACCTTTACTGAGCCAGAAAAGTCCTTTTCGCCAGTCATGTTGTCTCAACGCAAGAAATCTACCGAAGTGAAAAGCCGATTGTGAGTCGTTCGGATTTTTTTCAAGCTTCTGCTGATATTTTTCGACTTTCCGATATTCGCGAAGTAATGCGGAACTGTGTTGCTTCAATCCATTGGCTACGACGAAAGCATGGTTATTCCCGGATCTTTTAGCGGTATTTACAGCAAAAGCGGCGAATTTGAGAGCTGCAGAATAGTCACCTGCCTGAATCGCCTGCTCACAGACTTCGATGATATCGAATGCCACTTCTTTTAAATATTGCTTCGAAGGCGCCTTCTGGGATTCCAGCAAGAGCTCCTTGTAGCGAACTGTAAAATCGATTTTCTGATCCGACGGCCCGGCTGCCAGCATCTGAATTTGTACCAGAAAACCGAACGTGAATAACACGGCCAGAAGAACGCGCGTCCCAGTTAGATTTTCTTTCGACAACATTTTCTGTCCTTGTTAAGAATCTTCCATTCCTTACACTTCGATTTCAACAAGGCCCATTCTACCATATTCACTTGGACACTGGTAGGATAAGATTTACTCAAAAAAATATACTTCGATTTCAACCAGTCGACTTTTCATTCATATTCAATCGAGAGAAACACAATGATTCTGCGGGTCATGCAAATCTTCATTCCGGATAGCGACCATGAGAACCTGGATGATCTGTTGGAAGGGCGTGAAATTCTTGGCCGCTGGAGGGATACGGACTCCGGTCAAATTGTACTGCACCTGCTGGTTCCTGCCGAGGAAACAGAGCCGATTATGGATCGGTTTGAACAGGCATACGGAGACACGAAAGGTTTTCACGTGCTCCTGTTTCCGGTGGAAGCTGTGTTGCCCCGCTTGAAACCGGAGCCAGATGAAGAAGAAGAGGAAGCAGACAAACCGAAAGAGAAGAATAACGGCAAGGAACGCATCAGCCGCGAGGAACTCTATTCGAATGTCAGCGAGGGGCTGGGTGTCACCCGGGTCTTTATGGGGCTGGTCATGCTCTCGGTCGTTGTGGCAGGCGTGGGATTGCTGCGGGATGATGTCGCCGTGATTATCGGAGCGATGGTGATCGCGCCGCTTTTGGGGCCGAATGTGGCGATGTCGCTGGCAGTGACCTTAGGCGATTTCGACCTGCTGCGCAGCGCGTTGAAAACCAATATTGCCGGTTCGGGTTCCGCATTTTTATTATCGATCTTAGGTGGATTCCTCTTCGTGGTTGATCCTGAAATCCCCTCGATTGCCTCTCGGACCCAGGTTGATCTTGGGGATATCCTGCTGGCATTGGCTGCGGGTTGCGCCGGAACGCTGGCGTTCACGCAAGGCCTCTCGGGAGCAGTGATCGGCGTGATGGTGGCTGTCGCGCTGGTACCGCCGCTGGTCGCATGCGGCATGCTGCTCGGAAATGGTTCGTTTGCATTAGCCGGAGGAGCGTTTCTGCTGACTGTAACGAACCTGATCTGCATCAATCTGGCCGGCGTCGCAACATTTCTGCTGCAGGGAGTTCGACCTCGCAGCTGGTGGGAAGTCGAACGGGCGCGAAAAGCCACGATTCAGTCGATGCTGATCTGGATCGTCCTCTTGCTGATTCTGGGACTGGTACTCTGGCTGAACCATGATTGAATCATTGAGAAGTCGGACACCAGTTAGCACTGGTTCTTTCTAAACTCTGGGAATGCTGTTAAGATACTCCACAACCTCTCTGTTCGAGCTTGACTTTACACGCAGCAAAATGGCCGTGGAACTGACAGAGAGTTCAATTTAATCCCCCCTCGCGGAGCATCGCCAAATGGCTAAAAATAAACAGCAGAAGAAGAAAGATCGAGAAAAACGGGTCGCTAAGAAAAAGCACCTGGAGGACATGAAAAAAAAGTCACAGGAGAAAACCGAGCAGGAATCCCAAAAATCGATTCCGGCACGTTCTAAAATCATGCAGTCGGCGGTCCCTAAAATAAATAACGCAGTGAATGCGAATAAGAAAAGCACGTTTACCCAGCGACGAACGGGTGGCTAATCTAAGCGTGACTTCCGTCAGTGGTTCTCAAGAAGTCTTTTAAAAGGGCCAGTACGATGAAGTTGATTACCAAATCATTGAAATCAAAAGCTTCTTCCGCCGTGATCCTGATCCGGTTACTGGTGGGACTGGTGTTTCTCTCGGAAGGGATTCAGAAGTTTCTGTATCCTGAGATTCGTGGCGCCGGTCGATTTGTGAAGATCGGTTTACCGGAACCGGAGTTCCTCTCCTATTTCGTTGCCAGTTTTGAAATCGTGTGTGGCGTGCTGATTGTACTGGGACTGTTAACACGGCTGGCAGTGCTGCCGACGATTACGATCATGCTGGTCGCGATTTTCTCGACCAAAATCCCCATGCTGTCGGAAGAAGGGTTCTGGCACATGGCGCACGCTGCCCGCACTGACTTTTCAATGTTGCTGGGCTCGCTGTATCTGTTGATTGTGGGAGCCGGGCCACTCTCGATTGACGCCATCCTGTCATGGAAGAAAAAGCCCAAAAAGCAATCTGCCGATGCGTGAAGTATTTTCTCAACTGTTATGGATCGGCAATGCGCGGGACGCCCGCGATGTGCAAGGAGTACTGGACCTCGGCATTGCCGCCGTCATCGACCTGGCGCTGGAAGAACCACCGATCACGTTTCCGCGAGAGATTGTCTACTGCCGTCTGCCTTTGATTGACGGAGACGAAAACAATCCCGCGATTCTGGAATCGGCGATTGAGACAACAACGCGGTTCGTTCAATCCGAAGTGCCCACTTTGGTCGCCTGCAGTGGGGGCATGAGCCGTTCCCCGGCCATCGCTGCCGCCGCGATGTCCCGCATCAATCAGACCCGTTTCGCTGACATCATAAAACAGATCGCCGCCGACGGTCCCTGTGATGTGGCCCCCGGTTTGTGGAATGCGATTCAAGCGCTGCTGGAACCGTAATCAAGGTACTGCAGGCTGAGAGGGATTGACTAACCGACCCATGAAATGGATCAACCGGGTTTTTCGATCCCGGATTAGAAACAGAAACGGGTGGTCGGCGCGAAATTCTTTCGGCGGTTCATCATCCCTGACACAACCTCCCGCCACGATCACCCCTGTCACACCTGCGGCTTCAGTCCCTTTTTCGTTCACTTCAACAAACGCTTTATGCAGAATGGCACCTAAAAACAGGCCTTCCGGATCATCTGACATATTGGAAAATTCGGCTTCGTCTCGTGAAAAAGCCCGCTGCATCCCCAACGACTGTAACTGCTGATTCAATTCCATTGAAGATTCGACGCGAAATTGGGGGAGACTGACTTTGACCTCACAACTACGTGTTGTCATCCATTGTTGCAAAGAGGCAGCATGGATCTGGTTTTCAAGCGCAGGCAATCTACCTGATTCGCGGGGCAGCAGAATATTCATGACGAAATCACTTCCCCCTCCGGGAATCTCTTCTTGTTCCATGTAAGGAAATCCGTCTTCGCTCTCGACGATCCGGGTCGTAAAATCATGCTGCCGGTAGGGAAGTTCCAACACCTGGAGACCTTCATCTTCACCGTAGCCGAACGAATTCGTCTGATGCATCAGGGGTACGATCGTTTCCTCACCCTGGGATAATTGAAACGGTTCTTCTTTTGTTTCCTCTGGTTCAAACTCCTCTTCCCACCCGCCCAGAAAATAGATGGCATTGGTCAACACCAGCCGGGTTAATTCATTAAAGTTCTGAGGCGTAACCAGTCGATCAATTTTTCCGTTAGTCTGCTTCGTAACCCAGGCATTGATCTGGCTGGCTGTCTCACCAGGGGCATTCTGAAAATCGACCGTTTCCAATCCTGCATCATAAGCGTGTTCTATTGTTTTCAGATATTCTGGTAGAAACTGATAGCCGGTTTGTCCCCAGAGCCGGTTGGCGATACTCAATTCTACGCCACCGGTTCTCGTCTCTGCACGCAAACGTCGAAACGCTTCATGAACACGCGCCGGCTCCAGAGAGAACCCAAGTGCTTCCTGCATTTCGCGCGCCGTTTCTCCCTTAGCTCCGGCAAGCGTCATCGCCAGTGCCATGGAAATACTGCTTGGCGAAAAGAAGAGATTCCCTTCGCTTTCCCCGGCTAATTTCAAGAACAGCTCACAGGCATACTGATTGCAGTCGTTGACTGTCGTCTGCACATCCTGTTTGCTCTGCGTGTCGGTTGTCTGGTCCGTCATCGTTTACTCTTCCAGCGGCTCGCCTTTGAGGATTTTCTGCATATTATGACGGAGACTCTCACTCGGTTCTACTTCGACTGCCAGTTTTAATGGCTCAAATGTAGATGCTACTTCACCCCAGGTCGCCAGGGCCGCCACCGCCATGTTGC
This genomic interval from Gimesia alba contains the following:
- a CDS encoding DUF1653 domain-containing protein, which encodes MKTGRYRHYKGNDYLVIGVARHSETEEEMVVYSPDYGQKGLWVRPKTMFLETVEVDGHEVPRFQYIGPE
- a CDS encoding CPXCG motif-containing cysteine-rich protein, which codes for MQDEATYLCDACGEEIVIPVDLTEGTEQEYVEDCPVCCHPNVIHVHVNPDGGVRIWAEVEDE
- a CDS encoding NPCBM/NEW2 domain-containing protein — protein: MLSKENLTGTRVLLAVLFTFGFLVQIQMLAAGPSDQKIDFTVRYKELLLESQKAPSKQYLKEVAFDIIEVCEQAIQAGDYSAALKFAAFAVNTAKRSGNNHAFVVANGLKQHSSALLREYRKVEKYQQKLEKNPNDSQSAFHFGRFLALRQHDWRKGLFWLSKGDDVAYRTLAQKELSNPKDERSLLTLAAGWSQLAEKESGLEKQQLVSHSYELYQRAWSRTLGTDRARISNMMSELPIRYLNHMPEQDVIKGPWPLGKDGDCGSGKGRFTVNEMEFPNGLGLHPPTNGAARVRYELDGQYKTFVTGVALRDSTYNFTGTVYFSVIGDGNLLWKSVPVRARGDVQYCSVSVKDVNKLELRVECPGKSTGAHAVWLNPHVLKY
- a CDS encoding TIGR00341 family protein, whose product is MILRVMQIFIPDSDHENLDDLLEGREILGRWRDTDSGQIVLHLLVPAEETEPIMDRFEQAYGDTKGFHVLLFPVEAVLPRLKPEPDEEEEEADKPKEKNNGKERISREELYSNVSEGLGVTRVFMGLVMLSVVVAGVGLLRDDVAVIIGAMVIAPLLGPNVAMSLAVTLGDFDLLRSALKTNIAGSGSAFLLSILGGFLFVVDPEIPSIASRTQVDLGDILLALAAGCAGTLAFTQGLSGAVIGVMVAVALVPPLVACGMLLGNGSFALAGGAFLLTVTNLICINLAGVATFLLQGVRPRSWWEVERARKATIQSMLIWIVLLLILGLVLWLNHD
- a CDS encoding DoxX family protein codes for the protein MKLITKSLKSKASSAVILIRLLVGLVFLSEGIQKFLYPEIRGAGRFVKIGLPEPEFLSYFVASFEIVCGVLIVLGLLTRLAVLPTITIMLVAIFSTKIPMLSEEGFWHMAHAARTDFSMLLGSLYLLIVGAGPLSIDAILSWKKKPKKQSADA
- a CDS encoding dual specificity protein phosphatase family protein yields the protein MREVFSQLLWIGNARDARDVQGVLDLGIAAVIDLALEEPPITFPREIVYCRLPLIDGDENNPAILESAIETTTRFVQSEVPTLVACSGGMSRSPAIAAAAMSRINQTRFADIIKQIAADGPCDVAPGLWNAIQALLEP
- a CDS encoding serpin family protein, which encodes MTDQTTDTQSKQDVQTTVNDCNQYACELFLKLAGESEGNLFFSPSSISMALAMTLAGAKGETAREMQEALGFSLEPARVHEAFRRLRAETRTGGVELSIANRLWGQTGYQFLPEYLKTIEHAYDAGLETVDFQNAPGETASQINAWVTKQTNGKIDRLVTPQNFNELTRLVLTNAIYFLGGWEEEFEPEETKEEPFQLSQGEETIVPLMHQTNSFGYGEDEGLQVLELPYRQHDFTTRIVESEDGFPYMEQEEIPGGGSDFVMNILLPRESGRLPALENQIHAASLQQWMTTRSCEVKVSLPQFRVESSMELNQQLQSLGMQRAFSRDEAEFSNMSDDPEGLFLGAILHKAFVEVNEKGTEAAGVTGVIVAGGCVRDDEPPKEFRADHPFLFLIRDRKTRLIHFMGRLVNPSQPAVP